Genomic segment of Apium graveolens cultivar Ventura chromosome 7, ASM990537v1, whole genome shotgun sequence:
TTGAATAGGTTGATGTTGCGCCTCCTCAACTTGTGCATTATCATAAACTTAACTCAAGATTAACAAGATTTGAATCACTAGAGTTATTAATGTCAGTTTGTGTATGTTGCTTCCCCTCAATATCTGGATCTGCATGAATTAACTCTAGATTAGGATCAAAATTGTCATCAGGATCTAACTCAGTGTCAGGATTTAActtgtcatcaggatttgacaagTCACTAGGAATTGAATCATTTCCTTACTTGAGTATCTTATTTTCAAACAAAAGTTCTTCATTCGTGTATTCTTCAATTCCAGtgatcttcttatcatcaaaagaaaCATAAATTGATTCAAAATTTTTCCTCATTCTTATATTGAAAACTTTATAGGCTTTTGATGAAGTATATCCAACAAAACTCCCTTCATCAACTTTTAtgtcaaattttccaagcatttcaggatgtgttcttaggaaaaaacacttgcatccaaagtTATGTAGATGCCTTAAGCTTGgcttcttttccttgatcatttgATAAGGAGTTAATCCATGTATGTTGATCAGAGTCAGGTTCTGAGTTTAACaggcagtgttgacagcttcatcccaaaagtatgttggtagaTTAGCTTCCACTAGCATCATCCTTCCAGCTTTAGTCAGTGTCCTATTTTTGCTGTCCACAACTCCATTTTATTGAGGTGTTATAGGTGCTGAAAATTGTTGAGAGATTCCCTTATATCTGCATAGCTCATCCATCCTGCTGTTTTTGAACTCAGTCCCATTGTCACTCCTCAGAGTTTGTACTTTGTACTTTGTACTATTTTCAATTAGTCTCATATGATCTAAAAGAATTTCTGCTATTTCATCCTTACTGTGCAAGATAAAAACCCAAGTGAATCtagtatattcatcaacaacaaCTAAAGTATACCTTTTCTTGTTAATCGACATGACATTCACaggtccaaagagatccaaatGCAGCATTTGATATGGCTTCTTGATGGATGATTCTGACTTGCTTTTAAAAGAGGTTCTTCTTTGCTTGGATtattgacatgcatcacacaaaccatcagGGGAGTAGTACATATTTGGTAGACCTCTTACCAAATCATTCCTCACCAGTTCATTGAGAttattgaagttgaggtgagaaagcttcttatgccaattccaactttcatctactgatgcTTTTGTTACTAAACAAGTTTCAGGATCATCAATATTTGCATAtagtttggcttcataaatgtttccATGTCTGTAAGCTTTTAAAACAATCTTCTTTATGATCTTATAAACTAATTCACAATGAGTATTATTGAACACAACATAGAAACATTTGTTAGTAATTTGACGGAtgctcaacagattgtgcttcagtccatctaccagagctacatttgagattatgacatttccaatgattatatttccatatcccattgtttTTCTTACATTTCCATCACCATAGAAAACCATTGGGCCAACTTTCTTCTCATATTCTGACAACAAGGATTTAGTTCCAGTCGTATATGaagaacaaccactgtccaaaacaagcacattcttcttgtttccctgtaatcagaaatatggaaatcagttagaatttttaagaacccacacttgttgggtccttttGGACTTCTTATGTATTTTTGCAGTAGAATACTTCTTGTTAGGAATTGATCCATCAGGAATTGCTTCATCATGATTTTTCTTGACAGTTTTAACtctataagatgtatgcacattCAGTTTATCAGTTCTATTTAAAATAgcaattttattaaatttaagtAAAGGATCTTAATTGTTATGATACAGACTATGATAATCTTTATAAGTGTAAATATAATGGCAACAATTACCATAATGAGAACAAGGGTTCTCTGGTttgtaaaatactgatctacTACTAATATCAGACTCAGGAATCTTAGTGACTTTCTTTTTAAGATTCCTGCAATAAAtagcaatatgattagtattaccacagttaaaataAGCTTTTCTAGGAGTATAAAGAATGTACTTATAGTTGCTTACCTTATTTATTCTTTGTTTACCATTTCTACCTCTCTTAGACATAGATTTGTGAGTCCCAGCAGTTATCGCAATTTTTTTTGTCTAATTGAGTTTTAGAAAGAATTCTGTTATTCGCAAACAATATAAcgaagaattacagaaggggggttgaatgtaattctggttcctttttcaattttaagaaatactctatctcaaatatataacagtgtttaaTTAAGCAAAAGTGTGGAATGAAAAAATTGAGGTAATCAAActcaaagtaattaaacacaagtatttaaaaactttatggtggattgaacttttccaccagagatatatataagatttagaactctgtgatgcaaggtttgcacacaactgcttaccaggaatagagaaattcttcacaatacagctttttctatttttCTTGTTGATTGCTTAATTTACTACTAgttactcttggtttatatattaccaagatacaagtgaatatgaaaaaataataaaataaaatgtgtctttgtctaatcacatgcttcttcatttctccttccagtatctttgattttcttcaagtaagcatgaaaatggaaatgcttctttattctctaaaacctgtatataggctaccacatttcatttgcatctaatcaacccatgtgactgtcaagtcactattaactgcaatttaaatttcaacatcagttgaaacttcattggatcatccgttgagactgtgttggatcatccgttgaaactttattagatcatccgttgaaacttcattagCAGCTGAGCTCGAAAGGGGTAGCCGGTCGTTGGCTAGGAGCTCATCCTTTgaaaccttgtagaatcatcctTTGAAAGTCTTCCATATCAGTttactccatttcacttatacaaaattacaaggcatctaatatatacaattggccaacctattttccatatcaatctagtagtcaacatgactttgaatatcctacaacttctagatctcTAAGATATTGTAGTATGCAGGaatgtgttacaaaacttattaaGGCATAAGCTACCCTTATGAGTCGGATATTTtagttcatgaggtttaagttgtccTTATGCATATAtaatcaccttattgtgttgcattagcacacaacccaatcctttatgCGAAGCGTTGCTATATATCACAAATCCTCCTTTATCgtctggtaataccaacactggggcggtaACAAatttctgctttaactcttggaaacttCCTTCACATTCCGTATTCCATTtaaacttttgattcttccttGTCAGCTTGGTCAGTGGCGTAGCAATCTATGAGAAATCAttcacaaatcttctgtagtacatggctaatcctagaaaacttctcacttccgtaggagtctttggtctttcctAACTCATAACTGCTTCAATCTTTGTAGGGTCCACTCTAATTCCTTCACTTCCAATTatatgtcccaaaaattgaatttcttgcaaccaaaactcgcactttgagaatttagtgtacaacttctcttgtctaagaatttccaatgctatccataaaTGTTGCTCATGTTCCTCTTTTGACTTTGAATATAACAGAATGTCATCGATGAATACCAcgacgaacttgtccaaatatttcttaaaaaatcgattcattagatccatgaaagctgcagGTTCGTTCGTTAACCCAAATgacattactaaaaactcataatatCCGTATTCTGTCTTAAATGCCGTCTTCGGGATATCCTATGgtttgatcttcaactgatggtATCCTGACCTCAAATTAATCCTGGAAAAATATTTAACTCCTTTTAGTTGGTCGAATagatcatctatccttggtaacAGATATCTGTTCTTAATCATCAACTTGTTCAGCTCCCGGTAATCTATACAGagtctcatgcttccgtccttcttctttatgaacagaactggcgctccccatggtaACGTACTTGCCCTTATGACTCCTTTGTCCAAAATTTCTTGTAACTGACTCGCTAACTCCTTCATCTTTGTTGGTGCCATTCTGTATGGTGCCTTCGAAACAGGTTCAGCTCCTGGAGCAAGGTTAATCTCAAACTCAATATGTCGATCAGGTGGTAGTCCTCGTAGTTCTTCAAGAAACACATCTGGAAACTCCTTCACCACCAGAATCTCTTCTTTACTAGGAACTTCATTTTCCGTAttcactacataagctaggaatgccTCATAACCCTTCCTAAGTAACTTGTTAGCCTGGACAGTTGAAAGAAACATTTGTCCTTATTTTTGACCTTTAAACATCACCTTCTTCCTGTTCCCTGTCCTTAAATAAACTCTCTTAGAtctacaatctatctgagcattattctttcctaaccaatccatccctaagattatgtcaaactctcctaacttcaAGAGTATCAAGTCATTTGGGAACTTGTGCCCcgagatatcaatctcacactcTGGGCACAATTGACTTACATGTACCTTTTCTTGGTTATCAATTACTATGTTCATTATTTCACTCATATTCTTCTTATCATAATTTATTCTACAataaaagtttctgatataaaagatcttgtagctcctgaatcaattaatattttagCTTCAACATTGTTTATCGAAAGCTTACATGCTATCACCTCTGAATTCTGAACAgcttccttcattttcaaattaaAAGTTCTTGCTGATGTTTGTGGAACTGGTTCAGATGGTGGAGGTAAAGCAATACGTCAGCTGGTACAGTCGAACTGGTCGCTACTACGCTCATCATACTCCTTATTGGTCCTGCCGATTTGCACTCCCTAGCCATGTATCCTGGCTTCccacacttgaaacacgtaactcCCGTCTTTTGAGCTTTACATTCATTTTCTAAGTGCCCCTTCTAATTGCATCGATAACATGTCATATTAATCTTGTTGCAAATTCCCATATGCTTCTTTCCATGATGCTTGCATTCAACTCTTGGCTACCTATTCTCACTTTTCTGTCCTTGATTTTGCTGATAGTTCCCTCTATTATCTTGCCTCTTATTTGCTTCTCCTTTATCTTGTGCATTTCCTCCTTTATGGGACCCAATTCTCTTCATATTCCTATCTGACTGACTCCCTGATTCTAACCTTTCCCCCATAATGAAACACTTTCCTCTTTTTATTATCGCTTTCTTTCCTAGATTGTACTCCATTACTTTTAATCAAGGCCGCTTTCTGAACTACTCCTGTATATGTATCAATCTCAAACATTGATACCCTATCTCAGATCCAATATTCGAGCCCTTGTTGGAACCTTTGAGCCTTCTCTTCTTCAGTACCCACATACTTGGTCACAAACCTCGATAATTCTGTAAAATTCTTCACATATTCCAAGACTgtcatattcccttgcttcaaatCTAGGAACTTCATTTCCATTTGCTTTTGTACATACTTGGGATAATACTTCTCCAAAAACAGTTCCTTAAATCTTGCCCAAGTAACTGGTTGAACCTCTTCTAAAGCTTTAACtgaattccaccaataaattacTCCCCCTTTCAGAAAATACGTGGAATATACAGTCTTCCGATCCTCCCCTAATCGAACAAACTCGAAAGAtctctccatttctcttatccaGGTGTTGGCTAcaactggatcagtggtatcataaAAATATGGAgggttcacattctgaaaagctttaaAAGTCATAACTGGTTGAGGTGGTACTGGTGGGTCTAGTTGATGTTGGTGTTGATCATGATTCTCcgggtttcgaaatttttgttgGACTTGTTGAAGAGTTTGTTATTGCTGAGCAATttcattggtttgttgttgcatAGTTTCCAATATTCGAAGGATATTGGGATTTGTTGCAATAGAAGTACTAGTTTGCTGcgtctttttaggtggcatgattcTGAAATAAAAGGTTTAACAAAACAGTTATGAATATGGAAATTATTTCAAAGTCAAGGTGTTACGAAGTTAAGGTGATCACATGCATTCAGAATTTTGATTATTAGCAATAAAGGTGGTATACAATTCTAGATATAGAAACGAAAGTGAAACTGAAACAAAACGATAGTGCATTAATCATTAAAACAAACTTTAACTTACAACGCCACCAAATAAAGTTCGAATTTAAAGGTCAACAACATCATAGTTCTAAAAGGAAATAAGGAAACTACATAGTTCAAGAGATACAACAACATAAAGGATAGCCAACTGGAAAGGAAATAGGGAATCTGACTCCTAATTCGGCCTAACGGTCATCTTTTTAAGTCTCCTCATTATCGTCTCAAGCTATCGGGATCTCTTCCCACTCCTCCCCCTGAAGTACCTTCATAATGCCCTGAAGTTCATTCGCTACCATCTGGATGGTGTATTGGCTGCTGCGGTCGCGGTGTGCTGGAATCTCTCCGAGCTTAGTGTTAACAAACTGAGTCAAGGACTCGAGTCTCGCAATCAACTGTGCCTTAGGTTCCTCCCTAAGTCGCGAATCATCCTCAAAAGCTACATCCAGTCGCTCTATAAGTCTGTCGTACTTCCATTGAAGCCTATCGAACTGAAGCCTTAAGTCAGCGTACACGGAGAAAGTAATAGTATCGGATGGTGCCGAGGACGAGGATGAATGCATCCTTTGCTGAGAAACAATATATGCGAAGGAAAATATTAGTGACTTACTCGAATAATATCTACTTACACTCTCgtatttcctatatatatatatcctataacctatttggactgttcagggactctaaaccttaACTCTAATACCAAAACATGTCACTTCCCGAAAATAAAACTAAAAGATAAAAACTgatgaatataaaattattacaAACGGCTGTTTACAACAAATACAAGATCGCAAAAGGTTAAGTGTTTGAACAATCCAACACTAACAACTATTACAACTTTTACATAACTACCGGTCCTCACACATACGCcaactatactacctgagctctcacataagcctcatCAGCTCCAGTGGATTTACGAGCAGTCTTCTTAAAtttaaccatacttgctagctgaaataacaTAGATAAATAACAAGAAGTGAGCCAAACGCTCAGCAAGATATATCATAAGAGAGAAATTAGCATCATAACAATTCATAATTCAAAATTGGGGtggatggcatcattattcaagtcaaaacatttttaaccaaatcattgctcaaaatcattttatgacgctacagattacatCCGGTGATCAGCCatgaagtaatcctgaacctcgctgggttctaacaaattttaattgggatccctaggaaacttttaagcctaatataataagtgtgaaagggacttgcgtcttGGTCCAATCCACCAATCTAAAAAACATTCTTTTGTTTGCAAAgcaattatattttataaaactgatgccaggGAGAAATTACCAGGATTCTAAACAATAGAGTTTAAATTATAAGTCAAGGATTGGAGTTATGGAACTCTTATCAGAAATAAATTATCTTCTTACTAGCAGGGTCATCAATGATGAGTATCAATGTCTTAACaactaaggaagaaagtattgaaaaagagcCATAACGATAATCAACAAAGGTAGGGATCTCGAATTTTGAGTGTAGTACATGGCATATATCTAGTTACAAAGTTTGGGTATGATAATAAAGGGGTAATGAAGAAGTATGAAGTTGGATTATTGATATCTCAAGGTTTCAGTGGTATAGGGATATAGTATCAGATCAATAGTGGTTCTATGATCACGGAATTTGAAATAATTGAGCTTATGAATGTATTTTGGTATGGTACAAGCAATCGGGGTATATCAATTATAGGTACTAAGTCAAGTTGGGGCAAGACGTAGATAAGAGAATGATCTTTATTAGTGCATAACTCAACTTGGAACAATTGCGATAATCATAGGTGTGATATAATATTTGTAATAACTCAATTTAAGATTAAGGTACTTGCAACAATATATCTTGGTGACAACAATATTAATATATTTAAGCAAGCATATTATCATTGTCTAAAAAGAATGGTTCGAAATACTTGCATAGAAATAGATTTGCAAGGGAGGGACACTTTCCTTAGAGAAGGCTTTATATAGAACTCGACTTGGCTTAGGAGTAATCGGGAGCACCACTCGACCTTGATGGCAAGATTCCTATCTTCACTTGATCCTATACAATAATAATAACTCTTATTATAAAAGACTCTTATAAGAATAATCGACCTTATTGTTAATTCACAATTTGACTCCAAGTAGCATTTAGCGTCCTATTTCATATAAGACCTCAAATCAACATACATTACTATATATTATCATTATTACACCTTGGAGCACATAATCACAGTTAAGTATATGCAATCTATTATTTCTTGGTGCATCATTGggtattgaatgatctcactcatCTAATCTCCACCAATTGACTAACATAATGCAACTTTACTAGTCTCAAAGCTCGAAGTGCCTAAGCTTGGTGATCCCATTTCTCTTGACCATACCTATGGCCTTACCTTCTACTGACCTCTATCTACTTGTAAACACTAAGGCATACCTAGGCCTCGCTTATAGGGTTCACAAAACTAAATGCTAAGTCATAGTGTTCTTATTTGCATTCCCTCGGTGACACCTTGTGTGACTTAGGGTCTTTGACACTCTTCTACTCTAGGCATTCCTCCCAAAACTATCCCACTGGACTCTTAAGACCTAAATCTAACTTATGCACTTGGAATAACACCATGGTCTATCTTAGGCCTATCCTCAAAGTTGACACAAATCATTTTGGTGACTTAAAAACTGGTCTATTTTTTACTTACTTTTAACCATTGATTCTAACTCTAAACTAATATATTTAGACTTGAAAACCTTCCCTAGACTTCCTAGTATCAGTACTAAtcaaggcctaatgagggcctacacATAACATCACTTTATGACCTCAAAACTACAATAAACCTAAATTGTCTCCTGTTTTAGCAGATTTAGCATTTTCGcttgtgcacctcactaaatggtaaGTTTTCTTAAATCTATTCCTTCCGGACTTAAATATATACCAAGTTCCAACTCTCTGTTGCTAGGGCCTCTCAAGGCCTAAGGAATGTCCATCCAAAACTCACCTACAACTATTGTGCAAATCTGGAAAAACAAAGTGTCCTACTCTAaacctttccaccttaactcccactttaaaaccaagTAATCAACCTTTAACCAAGAAACCCTACAAAACTAATACCCTCAACTAATTCCTCTACAAGTGTGGAGATCATTCATACCCTAGTGCACCATCATGCAAACAAATTACCAAAAATAATTCAAGTTAATAATCATCAAAATTTCGACTTACCAAGAGAGATTATTTCTTACAAATTCGACTTATAACACTTAACCAACAACCATGATCATGCACATTAACTTATCTTAGCTAATGTTTAACAAAAAAACATGGTAACAACTCCTATTATGcacaaaaaattcaaaattcaagaGTTTAACCATACATGCATGCCTTTGAATATACTAGCAAAGATACCATGAATTTTCATCAAAATTTCAttataaaatcaacatgcaaggcTAAAAAATTGTTATATCTAGAATGATAACTAACATGCAAAGAGTTATATCAAATTTTCTTACAAAATACATGTTACTAGCACATAAGTAATGAATCTCATGGAGAAAATCTTGGATTCACAAGAAGCAAAAGCGTTCTCTTGAGTTTAAACAAAAACAAATCCATGAAATCATTAAATATCAACTTCTCAACATAAAAGATTTGGGAAGTGAATAAACAAAGTATAGGGAGTGAGATTACACTAAAAGAAGGTGGGAAATTGAATAAAAATGGAAGAAGATGGGGGTGGGGGTGTTcggccgagagagagagaggagaggagagAGAGTGGAGTGGGTGTGGTAAGTTTGATTGTTGGAGTGAACTTGATCATTTCTTTTTTACTTTTATCCACATGCAAACAATTAGTGGACAATGTATTTAAAAAACTATCCCTCTCCCACTACTAAAcatgatttgcatgcaaggttatttgagtaatttggctagtggagaagtggttagtggggttggaaattcCAATTGTGTCCTTGTCTTTGTAGGGGGAGTAGTATGCATGCATGGGCAATGGAGTAgtttactaattaatattcaaattaattacaagaataaatttataaataaaaatataactctataaattacaagagtggtatcataaaatagcttagaaatttagaaattttataagatcactttagaaaaaaaatattttaaaatgatttttctcgAATAATGAAATACTTTATAAATCACACAAAAGAACAAATAATACATTTCTTGCtttctaaatttttaaataatttaacacAATTATTGTGCATCAATCCAATCACACAAGCACACAtccatataattttataaatgaaTCAATTACAATTATATAATactcaattaaagattaaatgaAATACCGGGTGTAAAAAATAATTCATCATATACAAATTCCTCAAATGCCGATGAGACAAACACTGATAGCACTGGaaatactgattcagggggaACATCAGGAAATGACAGTGGTACTAGTAAAAGATATAACAGAGAGTTCTTGGATCAAGGGGAAGctcttcttcaaggagtcaacttccatctgcaagaaaatagTCTATGTCACccacacctgacttaatcattggaaatcctgatagttgTGTAAGAACCAGGAAAGACACTCAAAAATGAATGTCCCTACCATTCTTTtttatctcaaactgaaccaaagaaagtggaagaagctcttcaagatactgactgggttacaacaatgcaagaggagcttaatgaatttgaagGGAAACAAAGGGTAGTTAATCCTCAGACTGTAAGAGATGCATTGCAGTTGCCTGCACATAACTCCTACTCTTTGTTTGTGGGAGATGCTGAAATGAGGAAGTTCTTTGGGGAGATTGGTTATGAAAAGGACTTGAAGAACCTTGGCTAGTTGAATAGGAATGGACTCAGAAAGGaatgaaatttcttctttgactgcattacaaaggcTTTCAACAACAAATCTTCTAATTTTGATGCTCTGCCTATCATGACACAACAGATAGGGTACTCTCTGATTCTTGGTTCCAATTATAATTTTGGCAGAGTAGTCTTATCTTTTATAGGTGATAGATTAACTGCTGATAGATATactgtatattatgctagattctgtcagttaATCTTAATGTTTGTTTTCCTGATATCTCTATCCCCTCTAATCAAATAGTGTTAGTATTTAAATTGACAAAAAGGGTATTTTCTTACTTAATCTCATAAGATGAGAAGAAGAGGAATTTAGCTCCTTTAAGGTTGCTTGGACACAACAACCCAAACACAAACACGACCACCACCAGAACCACAAATAGAAGCCACCTCAGGTGTCTCCCAAAAGACACctgttgtaaaaagaaagaaagaattcGCTAAGAGGGCTATAAATCCTAGTATACCTAAGTTAAAAGCTGAAGCAAAACAAGTTCCTCATTCTTCTAAACCTTCAGAATCTGTCAAGAGGAAACTTGTGCTTGCTGGATAAGAATCACATTcagatgaggacaatgctaccATATCTTCTAAATTTCCAAACTTTTCATCTGGTTCTTCTTCAAGACCAGTTGTATTACCAACTGAAGAGGGCACATCTACTGATGCTGTTCATAGTGCCAGAATTCCTAATGCTGGTAAAAGCTCAAGGGCAAAGAAAAGAAGACTGGTCAAAGCTTACTATTATCAAAACTTGCTCAAGATCAAACAAGAACTTGTTGAGGAGACACATGGGATATTTACATCAAGTCCTTATTTTTAATCTAATCATGATAGATCTGTGATTTTATCTGATTCTCCAATGAAGCAGCACATCAAGAGAGCAAGAGAAATCTCTCATGAACAAGTTGAAGAGAGTGTCAAGAGGCTACATGGGAAAGGTCTTTTCCCTGAATCAAacacacaagaacctgtatctcaaagggatACAATAGCTAGAACTCCTGCTCTAATCCCACAAGAACCTGCACCTCAAAGTGCTGCAGTAGATATTGAAGAACAAGAGCCTCTGAATGTACAATCCATTCAACAATGGCATGATGAAAAAATTACCATAATTCATGCAGAAGTGTATCAGATCATGGACTTATGTAGGCAACTTGATCCTGAAAGATTCAGTAGATTCAGCCAGACCACTATTTTTCAAGAAAACCCTGCTCAAGAGTCTAACACTGCAATTGtggagaagagtacacaagaacctgggtgtcaaagtcatccagcaactcctGATTCTCTAGTCACACAAGAACAATTGCATCAAAGTTCAAATGAAGGCTTCACTCCTACTGCAATTACTTTGGTCATAGATGCTGAAGGCAAAATTCACCTATCACCACCATCTACTGATATTTTGTCAGTACCTCCACCGAATTTCTGCAAGGAAGCTGaatcttca
This window contains:
- the LOC141674185 gene encoding uncharacterized protein LOC141674185 — translated: MTFKAFQNVNPPYFYDTTDPVVANTWIREMERSFEFVRLGEDRKTVYSTYFLKGGVIYWWNSVKALEEVQPVTWARFKELFLEKYYPKYVQKQMEMKFLDLKQGNMTVLEYVKNFTELSRFVTKYVGVVQKAALIKSNGVQSRKESDNKKRKVFHYGGKANKLLRKGYEAFLAYVVNTENEVPSKEEILVVKEFPDVFLEELRGLPPDRHIEFEINLAPGAEPVSKAPYRMAPTKMKELASQLQEILDKGVIRIATPLTKLTRKNQKFKWNTECEGSFQELKQKFVTAPVLVLPDDKGGFVIYSNASHKGLGCVLMQHNKVTTNREEFSSVSDLAQSHPDNTKRKAVDNTVYVRKQSKLQYPNKGYNTQELFSQCEDITIHAPATQEPPA